One genomic window of Elaeis guineensis isolate ETL-2024a chromosome 2, EG11, whole genome shotgun sequence includes the following:
- the LOC105046260 gene encoding uncharacterized protein gives MERPQISLPLALLAVLLLASTTTTAESRLLHRIQHRGRFPVPAVSSVCRRAEFPRLCQSFVPDVRTVTAESMIEATVWAAVSGAKAAKALADALMDSPTTGSEVKGGIDVCRQNFDMLVLDLQKGLENIKGAGSHDELMSNLSAALSDIDSCDESFNEAPGLKSPVSHLTSNLRKLALNSLSLADHLN, from the coding sequence ATGGAAAGACCCCAAATCTCTCTTCCATTGGCGCTGCTAGCTGTCCTCCTCCTCGCCTCCACCACCACCACGGCCGAGTCTCGCCTCCTCCACCGCATCCAACACCGCGGCCGCTTCCCCGTCCCCGCCGTATCCAGCGTCTGCAGGCGCGCGGAATTTCCCCGGCTCTGCCAGTCCTTCGTCCCGGATGTGCGCACCGTGACCGCCGAATCCATGATCGAGGCCACGGTCTGGGCGGCTGTGTCCGGCGCTAAGGCTGCCAAGGCTCTGGCCGATGCGCTCATGGATTCGCCGACCACCGGCAGCGAGGTGAAGGGCGGCATCGACGTGTGCCGGCAGAACTTTGATATGCTGGTCCTTGATCTCCAGAAGGGGTTGGAGAACATCAAGGGGGCCGGAAGCCACGACGAGCTCATGAGCAACCTCTCGGCGGCGCTCTCCGACATCGACTCGTGCGACGAGAGCTTTAACGAGGCCCCTGGGTTGAAGTCGCCGGTCTCTCATCTCACTTCCAATCTCAGGAAGCTGGCATTGAACAGCCTTTCCTTGGCTGATCACTTGAACtga